The Saccharomyces mikatae IFO 1815 strain IFO1815 genome assembly, chromosome: 13 genome has a segment encoding these proteins:
- the SMKI13G0480 gene encoding uncharacterized protein (similar to Saccharomyces cerevisiae YML083C), whose translation MDYLHVYNNNVHVPRTPRSRQCLSPVLPPIIQALDQHRSQTFGYSSPRCLPTPILPSMSANVPVHWSQQVVTIPIDIGNNTRVIPMISPIASPRSQFEVTIPSPSLAPVAIKLPDLKLPPSPVPSTMKGCVSLPILPKIVIGDSNNGQNSERNDSINSYNEKLVKGIPDYIDCTKTKAQLSKVRSGKQLIACAQEYRHPVNKDEVENINGILNFRDFIFKHPKSSFETLCTLSFEQFVRVYAFISFIYRPKKINKNKYELLCEMNVHEQLSNKRIQRTRTPEKYKIHLICESKLILSFNHCTKTVKFDAINGGHCHPISANHTIKPSLFLIHCIKKCHQTASDPTDLKLVLRDFLEVLDHERIGLPFLKRRHLKNLHTASSLSHTSATSRKQEDYSSLGVHTGIIHTGNFFMFNASSDIFQRN comes from the coding sequence ATGGACTATTTACATGTATATAACAACAACGTTCACGTTCCCAGAACACCTAGGAGTAGGCAATGCCTGTCGCCTGTTCTTCCCCCAATCATACAGGCGCTAGACCAGCATCGTTCGCAGACGTTTGGGTATTCTAGTCCCAGATGTTTACCGACACCCATATTGCCTTCTATGAGCGCTAATGTGCCCGTTCACTGGTCGCAACAGGTTGTCACCATTCCTATCGACATAGGGAACAATACAAGAGTTATACCCATGATCTCCCCCATAGCCTCTCCAAGATCGCAATTCGAAGTAACAATTCCTTCACCATCGTTGGCTCCGGTCGCTATAAAATTGCCAGATTTGAAGCTGCCACCCTCGCCTGTGCCCAGCACGATGAAAGGTTGTGTATCACTTCCCATTCTACCCAAGATTGTAATCGGAGATAGCAATAATGGGCAGAACTCTGAGCGTAACGATAGTATTAATAGTTACAATGAGAAGTTAGTTAAAGGGATTCCGGATTATATCGATTGTACGAAAACAAAGGCACAGTTGAGCAAGGTTAGATCTGGTAAACAATTAATCGCATGTGCACAAGAATATCGTCATCCTGTAAACAAAGATGAGGTCGAAAATATCAACGGCATCCTAAATTTCAGGGACTTTATATTCAAACATCCAAAATCGTCCTTCGAGACACTATGCACGCTATCATTCGAACAATTTGTCAGAGTATATGCATTCATCAGTTTCATTTACaggccaaaaaaaatcaataaaaacaagTACGAACTCCTTTGTGAGATGAATGTTCACGAACAACTCAGCAACAAGCGCATACAAAGGACTAGGACTCCTGAAAAGTACAAGATCCATTTAATTTGCGAATCTAAACTCATCCTGAGCTTCAATCATTGTACAAAAACAGTCAAGTTTGATGCCATCAATGGCGGCCACTGCCACCCCATTTCAGCCAATCATACAATTAAACCCTCTCTATTTTTGATCCACTGCATTAAAAAATGTCATCAAACGGCTTCAGATCCTACCGATTTGAAATTGGTACTACGGGATTTCTTAGAGGTCCTTGATCATGAAAGGATAGGACTACCATTTTTAAAGAGAAGACATTTAAAAAACTTGCACACAGCATCGTCACTGTCACATACCAGCGCTACATctagaaaacaagaagacTATAGTTCACTGGGTGTGCACACGGGAATCATCCATACaggaaatttcttcatgtTTAACGCATCCAGTGATATATTTCAAAGGAATTAA
- the SMKI13G0490 gene encoding putative cystathionine gamma-synthase (similar to Saccharomyces cerevisiae STR2 (YJR130C) and YML082W; ancestral locus Anc_4.354), with product MVSAQVATKLGQPIPLDTQHAISVCFPTWESVISYVEKDSKVLGCLKSGYPRFWIHPSIQKLRDILTEKYAKENETCFCFPSYRVAKRCREYIRMKCAHRNGKVRILQLATAKPINEEQKTWKRECKIAVVFVDQAYENMLKQYWQYTGEIISSRLAEYVLHEFFVVEKKSSSAEEKEYIETRYGRNLNFAFADRAKELIKKRIATKVIDKDEHDEEENYHFFAGNQDERDFQDTFLDSSLNEANHGEDHGDGIGGELDNHSEPHDGLVSTIPPEPIEMSTIEEEQSLEEDAGRCALRVCPERDVFLFPSGMASIFTAHRLLLQWDSLRLNRSRNGNDVTSSPPNKKTVIFGFPYADTLHVLQEFNETYFLGEGDSTSMKELTKILHSGEQILAVFIETPSNPLLKMGNLLELKRLSELFGFFIIIDETVGGIVNIDGLPFADIVCGSLTKTFSGDSNVIGGSMVLNPQSRVYEFATRFMQLEDEYEDLLWCEDAIYLERNSRDFIARTIRINYSTEYLLDKILKAHVGENGLFKKIYYPSLTSKETLINYDMVRCKKEGGYGGLFSLTFHDEDHAAAFYNNLQLNKGPSLGTNFTLAFPYTLMTYYHELTMAEKFGVERNLLRISVGLESQSTLGKIFQEAIDKTLKI from the coding sequence ATGGTTTCGGCGCAAGTTGCCACCAAGCTAGGACAACCTATACCACTGGACACTCAACATGCAATATCAGTATGTTTTCCCACATGGGAGTCGGTTATTTCATATGTGGAGAAGGACTCCAAAGTTTTAGGGTGTTTAAAGTCCGGCTACCCCAGGTTTTGGATCCACCCCTCCATTCAAAAGCTGCGTGACATTTTAACAGAAAAGTATGCCAAAGAAAACGAAACTTGCTTTTGCTTCCCGTCTTATAGGGTTGCTAAGCGGTGCAGAGAGTATATAAGAATGAAATGCGCGCATCGCAATGGCAAAGTAAGAATATTACAGTTGGCCACGGCAAAACCTATCAATGAGGAACAGAAAACGTGGAAAAGGGAGTGTAAGATTGCGGTAGTGTTTGTAGATCAGGCATATGAAAATATGCTAAAACAGTATTGGCAGTACACAGGCGAGATCATCTCCAGCAGGTTGGCAGAATATGTTCTTCATGAATTTTTCGTAGTAGAGAAGAAATCTAGCTCTGCAGAGGAAAAGGAATACATAGAGACTCGGTACGGCAGAAACTTGAATTTTGCTTTTGCTGATCGAGCTAAGGAATTGATTAAGAAAAGGATTGCTACAAAAGTCATAGATAAGGATGAGCATGACGAAGAGGAAAACtaccatttttttgcaGGAAACCAAGACGAACGTGATTTTCAGGATACATTTCTAGATTCCTCACTTAATGAGGCTAACCATGGGGAAGACCATGGAGACGGGATTGGTGGTGAATTAGACAACCATAGCGAACCGCATGATGGCCTTGTTTCTACTATACCTCCAGAGCCGATTGAGATGAGCAcaatagaagaagaacaatcaTTGGAGGAAGACGCTGGGAGGTGTGCACTGAGAGTTTGTCCTGAGAGAGACGTTTTCTTGTTCCCAAGTGGTATGGCATCTATATTCACCGCGCATAGATTGCTGCTACAATGGGACTCGCTGCGATTAAACAGATCTAGGAATGGAAACGATGTTACGTCATCACCAccaaacaagaaaacagtGATTTTTGGGTTTCCTTATGCTGATACGTTGCATGTTTTACAAGAATTCAATGAGACGTATTTCTTGGGAGAAGGTGACAGCACCTCGATGAAAGAGCTTACAAAAATTCTACATTCTGGCGAGCAGATTCTTGCCGTTTTTATAGAGACGCCATCAAATCCCCTATTAAAAATGGGTAATTTATTGGAACTGAAAAGACTCTCCGAGCtatttggtttttttatcatcattgatGAAACTGTTGGTGGCATAGTTAATATTGATGGTTTACCATTCGCTGACATTGTTTGCGGCTCGTTAACTAAAACATTCAGTGGGGACTCTAACGTTATTGGGGGCTCGATGGTTCTAAACCCACAAAGTCGAGTATACGAATTTGCCACGCGTTTCATGCaattagaagatgaataCGAAGATTTACTATGGTGCGAAGATGCAATTTATCTGGAAAGAAATTCTAGAGATTTTATTGCTAGGACTATCCGAATAAACTACAGCACCGAGTACCTCTTAGATAAAATATTGAAAGCGCACGTGGGAGAAAATGGACTatttaagaaaatttaCTACCCTAGTCtaacttcaaaagaaacacTGATCAACTACGATATGGTGAGGTGTAAGAAAGAGGGTGGTTACGGGGGACTTTTTTCACTAACGTTCCATGATGAGGATCACGCTGCGGCCTTTTACAATAATCTACAACTGAACAAGGGTCCCTCTCTAGGCACTAATTTCACACTGGCATTTCCATACACCCTCATGACATATTACCACGAACTCACCATggctgaaaaatttggcGTGGAGAGAAATCTTCTTAGGATCAGTGTAGGTCTCGAGAGTCAGTCGACCTTGGGCAAGATCTTCCAAGAGGCAATTGATAAAACGTTAAAAATATGA
- the ATP18 gene encoding F1F0 ATP synthase subunit i (similar to Saccharomyces cerevisiae ATP18 (YML081C-A); ancestral locus Anc_4.353), which translates to MLKRFPTPILKVYWPFFVAGAAVYYGIGKAADLSSNTKEFINDPRNPRFAKGGKFVQVD; encoded by the coding sequence atgttgaaaagatttcCTACTCCTATTCTCAAAGTATACTGGCCTTTCTTTGTGGCTGGCGCTGCGGTGTATTATGGTATCGGTAAAGCTGCTGATCTCTCCTCTAACACGAAGGAATTCATTAATGATCCAAGAAACCCCAGATTCGCAAAAGGTGGGAAGTTTGTGCAGGTTGATTGA
- the TDA9 gene encoding Tda9p (similar to Saccharomyces cerevisiae RSF2 (YJR127C) and TDA9 (YML081W); ancestral locus Anc_4.351), which translates to MSSEDFKELPIKRDIFSTILVDRPPSLSAPPCVGSTGDDETQVLPIPKKSRTIKTDKPRPFLCHICTRGFVRQEHLKRHQRAHTNEKPFLCVFCGRCFARRDLVLRHQHKLHSALVSKESVNSKDKTQIDGINDKNIIQIQGNKQTILPTPSNPLAKTAAQLKKAAKEKKNGKQEKLDTSPSYSMSSHSAEIPPLAGNSSTPAMLQEIEPSSHFPPGPDVNIPTRSKRHASFSASSAFTYSSDNFQKLHQQTKSDFDELQESVPHQVGFSTPQLTAQQLIENAIESGVVDLETLDLPPFLSLDGLPPPSSSAAAVGSEQIELYPSSTTGTTSCTNTTPNQAATAPPSHLPIGRESSSLFLANTPYLSDFLTMGSSYGGSGGFVKSITADPSLDYFNYKSSAHSDTKHINSSVNISVSKSKSNDNDNPIEKIQRNNNVSNETIHYSDIQTHHVDAHDDSFIESEEWLSKFIMDSQIDNDLKLSISHFNDIGFNNLHSQNPTTRSEPRNMHNENKNIDQSANKLQSISANISPTEHFSLFKTKPKKVITKFLSDDKIPSTASPSSSSSPVQFGKKNVDINEFLLDESVSNLFTTRQIDLFKKNVDLYSPLFQNQKQSLSPTALTPSLTMQTTSTVSSEKKDSPKKLAFFTEQLRNLIIKENNLKSNLFPTVDELNHYVNLYQMEFHKYFPFIHLYSILPSSENYPLVISISMIGALYGFHSTHALLLSKIARTRIRIFLENTRSNHDKTPIWLMQALVLLTFTSIFSNDMNAFRTVNTQIMILVQLIKIAKLNFPLENFIKPPIESDHVLEYQDNPAVLIEFKAQYNTREQINRNFKYFILAQSRIRICHIVLLISNLFKSLVDFDCCFHSIDLKCGVPCYNEVLFFCENSEIWNEHLSRFNIVLDSKFSLIEVSNGESNYEKCLMYLSNGNPYLYENAKVSFKTLLSLLISIHEKINIERDVLKDSYEGDFHTKDVQWRIHSRPLVATMLKHWELLYIKNGGILALSDENLPIINTNPSFRLIIPLYFFAKLRKCLDIAPTLRFIWNQDWNSMNSSLEKVCYEWESLREATEYAVSVVTFWIDTVSVMKGKSTQTPIFTITCIFVSILVIAGYMKRLEDFAQNQNSDTMIGSLKSTDRILWLKAFKTLKRIESHLSEREYKLQTFAEFLRVPDNGSLDIESLDSSLIEKALNPHAVTNNALDIITRTRLSSRTLYCGARILGDTPVWPVSLLFAHALQSRAIYNINHRKSVNNI; encoded by the coding sequence ATGTCATCGGAGGACTTCAAAGAACTTCCAATCAAACGAGATATATTTTCGACTATTCTTGTTGATAGGCCCCCCTCATTATCTGCTCCTCCATGTGTTGGTTCTACTGGGGATGATGAGACACAAGTGCTGCCGATTCCCAAAAAATCCAGGACCATAAAAACTGACAAACCAAGACCTTTTCTGTGTCACATCTGTACAAGAGGGTTCGTTAGACAGGAGCATTTGAAACGACACCAAAGGGCACATACGAACGAGAAACCATTTCTCTGTGTGTTTTGCGGAAGGTGTTTTGCAAGAAGAGACCTGGTTTTGCGGCATCAACATAAATTACATTCTGCGctagtttcaaaagaatcCGTGAATTCCAAGGATAAGACTCAAATAGATGGTATCAAcgataaaaatataattcAGATCCAAGGTAATAAGCAGACAATATTACCGACACCAAGCAATCCTCTAGCGAAGACGGCAGCGCAGTTGAAAAAGGCCgccaaagagaaaaagaatggcAAGCAAGAAAAGTTGGACACAAGTCCTTCATATAGTATGAGTAGTCATAGTGCGGAGATTCCGCCATTAGCAGGGAACTCCTCAACACCTGCAATGCTTCAGGAAATTGAGCCATCTTCGCATTTTCCACCTGGTCCAGATGTAAATATTCCAACTAGATCTAAAAGACATGCATCATTCTCAGCTTCTAGTGCATTCACATATAGTTCGGATAACTTCCAAAAGCTACACCAGCAAACAAAATCGGATTTTGACGAACTACAGGAGAGTGTTCCTCATCAGGTTGGGTTCTCTACACCACAATTAACGGCTCAACAACTTATAGAAAATGCTATCGAATCTGGTGTTGTGGATTTGGAAACCTTGGATTTGCCGCCGTTTTTATCGTTAGATGGTTTACCACCTCCAAGCTCAAGTGCGGCTGCCGTAGGGTCCGAACAAATAGAACTCTATCCTTCTTCTACAACGGGTACTACATCTTGCACCAATACAACTCCAAATCAGGCGGCAACGGCGCCTCCTTCTCATTTGCCTATAGGAAGAGAAAGCAGTTCCTTATTTCTGGCAAACACTCCTTATTTATCTGATTTTCTAACAATGGGCTCCTCCTATGGTGGTTCGGGAGGTTTTGTTAAATCTATCACTGCTGATCCTAGTTTAGATTATTTTAACTATAAAAGCAGTGCTCATTCAGATACAAAACACATCAACAGTTCCGTTAATATTAGTGTCAGTAAGAGCAAGAGCAACGATAACGATAACCcgattgaaaaaattcaacgTAACAATAACGTAAGCAACGAAACCATTCACTATAGCGATATTCAGACTCACCATGTGGATGCCCATGATGATTCATTTATAGAGAGTGAAGAATGGCTATCCAAGTTTATTATGGACTCTCAGATTGACAATGATTTAAAACTTAGTATAAGCCATTTTAACGATATTGGGTTTAACAACTTGCACTCCCAGAATCCCACAACCCGTTCTGAACCAAGAAACATgcataatgaaaataaaaacataGATCAATCTGCCAATAAGCTCCAGTCCATATCTGCGAATATTTCTCCAACAGAGcatttttccttgtttAAAACTAAACCGAAAAAGGTCATTACAAAGTTTTTATCTGACGATAAGATTCCTTCAACTGCttcaccttcttcatcatcttctccAGTCCAGTTTGGTAAGAAAAATGTAGACATTAACGAATTTTTATTGGATGAGTCTGTTTCTAATTTATTCACTACCAGACAAATagatttattcaaaaaaaacgTGGACCTATATTCACCgttatttcaaaatcaaaaacaatCACTCTCTCCTACGGCCCTGACTCCATCATTAACTATGCAAACCACAAGCACAGTAAGTTCGGAGAAGAAGGATTCTCCCAAGAAATTGGCTTTCTTTACAGAACAGCTAAGAAATTTGATAATTAAGGAAAATAACCTAAAGTCTAACTTATTCCCTACTGTAGATGAACTAAATCATTATGTCAATCTATATCAGATGGAATTTCATAAATACTTTCcctttattcatttatattCGATTTTACCTTCAAGTGAGAATTATCCTTTAGTAATATCAATAAGTATGATTGGTGCACTTTATGGGTTCCACTCTACACATGcgttattgttatcaaaGATAGCAAGAACGAGAATAAGAATATTCCTAGAGAATACTCGAAGCAACCACGACAAAACACCAATTTGGCTAATGCAAGCTTTGGTTCTATTAACGTTTACCAGCATCTTCTCCAACGATATGAATGCCTTCAGAACCGTAAATACCCAAATAATGATTTTGGTTCAACTGATTAAAATTGCAAAGTTGAACTTCCCGTTagaaaatttcatcaaacCACCAATCGAAAGTGATCATGTCTTGGAATATCAAGATAACCCCGCTGTTTTGATCGAGTTTAAAGCTCAGTATAATACTCGTGAACAAATAAACAGAAACttcaaatatttcattttagCTCAATCGAGAATAAGGATCTGTCACATAGTTTTGCTGATTTCTAACCTTTTTAAGTCCTTAGTGGATTTTGACTGCTGTTTCCATTCGATTGATTTGAAGTGTGGTGTCCCTTGCTACAATGAAgtattgttcttttgtgAAAACTCGGAAATTTGGAATGAGCATTTATCAAGATTCAATATTGTTTTGGATTCCAAGTTTTCGCTAATTGAAGTATCCAATGGAGAATCAAACTACGAGAAGTGCTTGATGTATTTATCCAATGGTAATCCTTATCTTTATGAAAATGCGAAGGTTTCTTTTAAGACTTTGCTGTCTTTACTAATCTCTATACATGAAAAGATCAATATTGAGAGAGATGTATTGAAGGACAGTTACGAGGGCGACTTCCATACAAAAGATGTTCAATGGAGAATCCATTCAAGGCCTTTGGTTGCTACAATGCTAAAACACTGGGAACTGCTGTATATCAAGAATGGTGGGATATTGGCTCTCAGTGACGAGAACCTGCCAATAATAAATACGAACCCGTCATTTAGATTGATAATTCCCCTGTATTTCTTCGCAAAACTAAGGAAGTGCCTTGATATCGCTCCAACACTAAGATTCATCTGGAACCAGGATTGGAATTCGATGAATAGCTCTTTAGAAAAAGTCTGCTACGAATGGGAATCACTACGAGAGGCTACAGAATATGCCGTTTCTGTTGTTACCTTTTGGATTGATACGGTGTCTGTAATGAAAGGAAAATCAACGCAAACTCCAATTTTCACCATAACATGTATCTTTGTTTCAATCTTAGTCATAGCCGGGTATATGAAGAGATTGGAAGACTTTGCACAGAACCAGAATAGTGATACTATGATTGGTAGTTTAAAAAGCACTGACAGAATTTTGTGGTTAAAAGCattcaaaactttaaaaAGAATCGAATCGCATTTATCTGAAAGAGAATATAAACTACAAACATTTGCTGAGTTTTTAAGGGTTCCAGACAATGGCAGCCTAGATATTGAGAGTTtggattcttctttaatagAAAAGGCTTTGAATCCGCATGCTGTTACCAACAACGCATTAGACATAATCACGAGAACAAGACTATCCTCAAGAACATTGTATTGCGGTGCTAGAATCCTTGGCGATACACCAGTCTGGCCTGTATCCCTGTTGTTTGCGCATGCCTTACAATCCAGGGCCATTTACAATATTAACCATAGAAAATCTGTAAACAATATATAA
- the DUS1 gene encoding tRNA dihydrouridine synthase (similar to Saccharomyces cerevisiae DUS1 (YML080W); ancestral locus Anc_4.350) produces MTESALSSTNNALMQKLTGRQLFDKIGRPTRIVAPMVDQSELAWRILSRKYGATLAYTPMLHAKLFATSKKYREDNWSSLDGSKVDRPLIVQFCANDPEYLLAAARLVEGKCDAVDLNLGCPQGIAKKGHYGSFLMEEWDLIHKLISTLHENLKIPITAKIRIFDDRDKSLSYAKMVLDAGAQFLTVHGRVREQKGQKTGLANWETIKYLRNELPKETVFFANGNILYPEDISRCMEYIGADAVMSAEGNLYNPGVFNVGQTEDKDKIFPRVDNIIREYFEIVKECQESKASKTAMKSHFFKILRPFLPHHTDIRSALATMNAKATWEEWEEKILKPVEKVVQEIFNQSDIEIKDEIVIGEKQAWGGSYRTVPYWRCQPYFRPVNGITGDKRVMQGLTNVDMNKKRKADVPLESAEKKKDVKA; encoded by the coding sequence ATGACTGAATCTGCCTTGAGTAGTACCAATAACGCTTTGATGCAGAAACTAACAGGCCGACAGCTTTTTGACAAAATTGGCCGTCCTACTAGAATTGTAGCTCCAATGGTAGACCAGTCCGAATTAGCATGGCGTATTCTGTCGAGGAAATATGGCGCCACATTAGCGTACACTCCCATGCTACATGCGAAATTGTTTGCTACCTCGAAGAAATATAGGGAAGACAATTGGTCTTCCCTAGATGGGTCTAAAGTGGATAGGCCGTTGATTGTGCAATTTTGTGCTAATGATCCTGAATATTTATTGGCTGCAGCCAGATTGGTGGAAGGTAAATGTGATGCCGTTGATTTAAATTTGGGTTGTCCTCAAGGTATAGCTAAGAAGGGGCACTATGGGTCCTTCTTGATGGAAGAATGGGACCTGATACACAAGTTGATTAGTACCTTGCacgaaaatttgaaaattccAATCACAGCAAAAATACGCATATTTGACGACCGTGACAAGAGTTTGAGTTATGCCAAGATGGTATTGGACGCCGGTGCCCAATTTTTAACAGTGCATGGGAGAGTCAGAGAACAAAAGGGACAAAAAACTGGTTTAGCCAACTGGGAAACAATCAAATATCTAAGAAACGAATTACCTAAAGAAACGGTATTTTTTGCTAACggaaatattctttatcCTGAAGATATTTCACGTTGTATGGAATATATTGGTGCAGACGCAGTAATGAGTGCTGAGGGGAACCTATACAACCCTGGTGTTTTTAATGTAGGCCAAACTGAGGATAAGGACAAAATATTTCCACGAGTGGATAATATTATCAGAGAATATTTCGAAATAGTTAAAGAATGCCAAGAATCTAAGGCCTCCAAGACGGCAATGAAGtcacatttttttaaaattttgagGCCTTTCTTACCACATCACACAGATATCAGGTCTGCCCTTGCCACTATGAATGCAAAAGCTACATGGGAAGAGTGGgaggaaaaaatattgaaaccAGTAGAAAAAGTGGTGCAAGAAATATTTAATCAGTCAGATATCGAGATCAAAGATGAAATTGTTATCGGTGAGAAGCAAGCATGGGGTGGTTCCTACAGAACTGTTCCGTACTGGAGGTGTCAGCCATATTTCAGGCCTGTTAACGGTATCACCGGTGATAAAAGAGTTATGCAAGGTCTAACCAATGTAGACATGAATAAAAAACGTAAGGCTGATGTACCGTTAGAGTCtgctgaaaagaagaaggatGTGAAAGCATAG
- the CFF1 gene encoding Cff1p (similar to Saccharomyces cerevisiae YML079W; ancestral locus Anc_4.349), which yields MSANVQEATDASIELASFVKVPVPEPPTSLQQLINDWQLIKHREGGYFKETDRSPYTMELEKPENGCSKKIETVTRNQSTLIYYLLTPDSPIGKFHKNINRIIHILQRGKGQYVLVYPDGQVKSFRVGFDYKNGEVSQWVVPGGVFKASFLVANEEFDNGLLISEVVVPGFDFKDHTFLKDKDELKNLVGSEKADELAFLV from the coding sequence ATGTCAGCCAACGTGCAAGAAGCTACAGATGCATCCATAGAGCTAGCCAGCTTCGTTAAAGTTCCAGTGCCTGAGCCACCGACTAGTTTGCAACAATTGATCAATGACTGGCAGTTAATCAAGCATAGAGAGGGCGGATATTTCAAGGAAACAGATAGGTCTCCCTACACCATGGAGCTAGAAAAACCGGAAAATGgatgttcaaaaaagattgaaaCGGTTACAAGAAATCAATCTACATTAATTTATTACTTACTAACTCCCGACAGCCCAATTGGGAAATTCCACAAGAATATCAACAGGATCATACATATTTTACAAAGAGGCAAGGGTCAATACGTTCTAGTGTACCCTGATGGCCAAGTTAAGTCATTCAGAGTTGGCTTTGACTATAAGAATGGAGAAGTTTCCCAATGGGTTGTCCCCGGAGGTGTATTCAAGGCAAGCTTTCTTGTTGCAAACGAAGAATTTGACAACGGCTTGTTGATTAGTGAAGTCGTGGTACCTGGAtttgatttcaaagaccacacttttttaaaagataaaGACGAATTAAAGAACCTTGTTGGATCCGAAAAAGCGGATGAGTTAGCTTTCTTAGTTTAG
- the CPR3 gene encoding peptidylprolyl isomerase CPR3 (similar to Saccharomyces cerevisiae CPR3 (YML078W); ancestral locus Anc_4.347): MFKRSIIQQSRLFSNSASKLGKKVFFDPAVNGAKIGRIEFELYDNVVPKTAENFRALCTGEKGWGYKGVPFHRVIPDFMIQGGDTDLTNGFGGKSIYGNKFADENFVKKHDKAGLLSMANAGPNTNGSQFFITTVPCSWLDGKHVVFGEVTKGMDIVKTIESYGTASGKPRAEIVIEEAGEL, from the coding sequence ATGTTCAAACGCTCCATCATTCAACAGTCTCGCCTGTTCTCTAATTCTGCTTCTAAATTGGGCAAAAAAGTGTTCTTTGACCCCGCTGTCAATGGAGCCAAAATTGGCAGAATAGAATTCGAATTATATGATAACGTGGTTCCTAAGACTGCTGAAAATTTTAGGGCCTTGTGTACCGGCGAAAAGGGCTGGGGCTACAAAGGTGTTCCTTTCCATAGAGTTATTCCAGATTTCATGATTCAAGGTGGTGACACTGATTTGACCAACGGTTTTGGGGGCAAATCCATTTATGGTAACAAGTTCGCTGATGAAAACTTTGTCAAGAAGCACGACAAAGCTGGTTTACTCTCTATGGCAAATGCCGGCCCAAACACTAATGGATCCCAATTCTTCATTACCACTGTGCCTTGTTCATGGTTAGATGGAAAACACGTTGTCTTTGGTGAAGTGACAAAAGGTATGGATATTGTCAAAACAATTGAATCCTACGGCACTGCTTCTGGAAAGCCAAGAGCTGAAATTGTTATTGAGGAAGCTGGTGAGTTATGA
- the BET5 gene encoding TRAPP subunit BET5 (similar to Saccharomyces cerevisiae BET5 (YML077W); ancestral locus Anc_4.345), with translation MGIYSFWIFDRHCNCIFDREWTLTSNSASGTINSKQTEEDAKLLYGMIFSLRSITQKLSKGSIKNDIRSISTGKYRVHTYCTASGLWFVLLSDFKQQSYTQVLQYIYSHIYVKYVSNNILSPYDFAENESEMRGQGTRKITNRNFISVLESFLAPMVNQ, from the coding sequence ATGGGGATATATTCATTTTGGATCTTTGACAGGCATTGTAACTGTATATTCGATAGAGAGTGGACATTGACGTCCAATAGTGCAAGCGGTACAATAAATTCCAAGCAAACTGAGGAAGATGCAAAACTGCTATATGGTATGATATTTTCGTTACGCTCCATCACACAAAAACTTTCTAAGGGCTCTATCAAGAATGATATACGGAGTATATCCACAGGAAAGTATAGGGTTCACACATATTGTACTGCTTCAGGACTATGGTTTGTGTTATTATCCGACTTTAAGCAGCAATCTTATACTCAGGTACTACAGTACATATACAGTCATATTTATGTCAAATATGTGAGCAACAACATATTATCACCCTATGATTTTgctgaaaatgaaagtGAAATGAGAGGCCAAGGGACAAGAAAGATCACCAACAGAAACTTCATATCTGTCCTTGAGTCCTTTTTAGCACCGATGGTCAATCAATGA